The stretch of DNA CAGCCCAGAGCTGGAAATTCTGGGTCTTGGTGCTGGTCCCACAATAGGATCCTCTAGACTGTGTTAGAAATCTACCAATTGTCACCTTGGGAATCAGAATCTCAGAGTTAGGacttagaaaaaattttttaaagcattgtggatgaaaatgattattttgtaGATGACATTTCTATGGCTAGCTCATgagtctatttcttcttgaggtTCAAACCAACACTTTCACTATTGCAGGTGCAGCTACAGGAGGAGGTCGAGAACCTGAAGCAGGAGCTTCACAGGCTCAAAGGAGAGCTCCAGGAACAGCTGGATGAAAGTAATCACTGGGAACACCTCTACCAGGAGCAAGAGGAGAAGATCTGGAAGGGGGAGCAGAAGACATGGGAGCAGTTGCAGAAGATGTGGAAGTGGAAGCATATGATGTGGGAGCAGGAGGAGATGTGGAAGTGGGAGCAGATGAGGCAGGAGTGGGAGCATATGATGCGGGAGCAGGAGGAGAAGATGTGGAAGTGGGAGCAGATGAGGCAGGAGTGGGAGCATATGATGCGGGAGCAGGAGGAGAAGATGTGGAAGTGGGAGCAGATGAGGCAGGAGTGGGAGCATATGATGCGGGAGCAGGAGGAGATGTGGAAGTGGGAGCAGATGAGGCAGGAGTGGGAGCATATGATGCGGGAACAGGAGGAGATGTGGAAGTGGGAGCAGATGAGGCAGGAGTGGGAGCATATGCTACGGGAGCAGGAGGAGAAGATGTGGAAGTGGGAGCAGATGAGGCAGGAGTGGGAGCATATGATGCGGGAGCAGGAGGAGAAGATGTGGAAGTGGGAGCAGATGAGGCAGGAGTGGGAGCATATGATGCGGGAGCAGGAGGAGATGTGGAAGTGGGAGCAGATGAGGCAGGAGTGGGAGCATATGATgcgggagcaggaggaggagatgtGGAAGTGGGAGCAGATGAGGCAGGAGTGGGAGCATATGATgcgggagcaggaggaggagatgtGGAAGTGGGAGCAGATGAGGCAGGAGTGGGAGCATATGatgcaggagcaggaggaggagatgaGGCAGCACGAACAAAAGATCCAGGAGCACGAGCAGAAAATACAGGAGCATGGACAAAAGATGGAGCAGAAGAGGCGTCGGGAGCAGGAAAAGATGCAGGAGCAGAATTGTTGTAAaatgctggctgggtgcggtggctcatgcctgtaatctcaggactttgggaggccgaggcgggtgaatcccttgagatcaggagttgaagaccagcattGTTAACATGGTggatctgggagatggaggttgcagtgagctgagagcctgccactgcactccagcctgggtgacagagcgagactctgtctctaaaaaaaatatatatatacctgagAATCCTCATATCTATGTATGTTTCTGTTGTCTTTTTGATCTCTCGGTCTTTCTCCTTTAGTCTGGTCTGATGGCAGGCCTAGTAAACCAGTATCTGCCTCCAGAGAGTATTCACTTTGACTTTAAGGCACACAATCGGAGTAAGGGAAGATCACCATCATCGAGTTTGGGACTAAGCTGGTTCAAAACAGGTTGTAGGTTTTGTGACAGCTGGTCTAATTTTTATCCATTTGGACTCTTAGGGGTGGCCCTTCCAGGGTCCCCACCAAGGTCCCAACTCCTTACTGGGGCCCACATTCTCATGATGACATTTCAGCCCTGTGAGAGTGGCAAACATTCAGCTCGGCTTTCCAGCCTCTTAACTATCCCTTCATAGTCAGGTTCTTAGCCTCTGGGCCCTATGCTGTTTACCAGTCACCGAACATGGGGAAAAGGCCTACAGACTTTTCTGTAGGGGTCAGGTCACTCAAGTCCTCCTGAGGTCTCTAGTTACCTTCCAACAATtgtttttggtgggggtgggggcacagtTTTTCTGTTTGTCCAGTTTTTCGAACTGTTTTTGTGAAGAGGGTTATCTATACCAAGCTACTCTGCCTTTAAAGTTGAAaatctttttctgtcttatttatttattagttttaacagagcctcactctgttgcccaggctctggtgcagtggtgtgatctgggctcaatGTAACCTtggcctgctgggttcaagcagttctcctgcctcagcctccccagtagctgggatcacaggtgtgttggcactgcctggctaatttttgtatttttagtttcaccatgttggctagggtgatCTCAAGCTTCTGACTCAGGTGACctacctgccctggcctcctaaagtgctgagatgataggtGTGCACAGCCATCTgtcttttaataaatgtttttggcTGGGGTGtgatgtctcacgcctgtaatcccagcactttgggaggctgaggtgggcagatcaagagattgagaccatcctggccaacatggtgaaacactgtctttagaaaaaaaaatacaggccgggcgcggtggctcaagcctgtaatcccagcactttgggaggccgaggcgggtggatcacgaggtcaagagatcgagaccatcctggtcaacacggtgaaaccccgtctctactaaaaatacaaaaaataagctgggcatggtggtgcgtgcctgtaatcccagctactcaggaggctgaggcaggagaattgcctgaacccaggaggcggaggttgcagtgagccgagatcgcgccattcattgcactctagcctgggtaacaagagtgaaaccctgcctcaaaaaaaaaaaaaaaaaaaaaaagaaaaaaaatacaaaaattagcagggtgtggtggcacgtgcctgtagtcccatctacttgggattcttaagcaggagaatcatttgaaccagggaggcagaggttgcagtgagccgagattgtgccactgccctccagcctggcgacatagtgacacttcgtctcaaaaaaaaacaacaaccacttTTTAATTTGTGGCATAACTTATATCCAGTGAAATGCCTAGATCTGAAGTGTACGTTCTGATGAGTTTTCACAAATGCATTACCCATGTAACTCCCCTCCtttcaagatacagaacatttctgtcATCCAGTAAGTTCTGTGCTTCAAATCTGTCCTGCActcctgcagcagctgctgcaCGTGCTGAGGACATTGGCACAGGACTCTGGCCTCCCTAACAGAGCCGCTTTCACAAGCCTGCTCGCCTTCCCCAGCACTAAATCCCTGCCTGCTCTCTCAAACTTGCCATCTTTACATTGGTTGTACCTATAACCCTCCCTCATCAATTCAATAGATAAACAAACCCTGAAAAACAAACACTCCTTCCTGCCCCAGCAGCCCACAGCCTAATACTCACTGTATACCCAAGCTTTCAGAAATCTGACTCGCAGGGGCCTGGTGGCTgcatcccctcctcctcctgatgGCTTCTACCAGCCTACAGGGCCCACAGACCAGATCTGGCCAGGGAGCCTGAGCCCGGACGTGCAGCGGAGACTCCTGCCCCCTCACCCTCACTAGGGTGGCAGCTGCATGGCAGCAGCTGGGCGGCTCCCCTCTTAAGCCAGAAGCCGTTGGCTGGACACTGACACTcagaccccagcctgggtgagccTAGCTGAAGGCCCCCTTCCTTCCCATCTGACTGTGGAGGGAGGGAGCAGTGTGTACACAGCTCCACTGCCCTCCCCAAACTTCAGCTGTGCTTCCTCCTGGGAGAGGGAGCCGCTCATTAATTTGGCCAAAGCCTTCTTGAGGGCTGTAGTTTGACAGGCTGGGTGTGTGTGGGCCCACTGTGCTACAGAGAGGCTAGTGTGTCAGAAGACAGCCACCTGGCCAGAGCAGGGTCAGCCTCCTTGGTGACCTCCTGCTCCCTTCTGGACACAGATCCTGCAATCTCCCCATATCAATGCTCCTCTCGGAACTGCATCCAGGGGTAGGGTTCTAACCCTGTGGGTGGGGACATTATGTTAGTTTACAATGGGCCATGGTTCCCTCTGACATCTCAAACTCAGAGtcagcagagagaagagaaattccctacacctcctccctcctcagcaccCCCATCTCTGCACACATTCACATATGGAGATCTCAACATTAGTGCCTGGGAGTGCTGCCATCTTCGTGTCCTTTTCATGCCTGCAGCAGCCCCGCCCACCGTCCAGACCCTCACCCGCCTGGCTCACTCAGTAGGTGCTGCACTGCCTCTGGTCCTGCGCCTACACCTGGGCCTCTGTATCCATCAGTTCCCCCAGTCTGGTTATTTTCCCCAACAAATAGGGAGCGCATAAGGTTACCTGTTGAGCAATCTGGGAGAGAACATAGGGTGGGGCTGTGAGGATGAGGAGTAGAAGCTGACAGTTGTGCCGGAGACTCAGCTGAGCAGTCTCTGCAGGCCCTTTGGCTGCCTGCCCAGTGGCCATCACACTCCCAccctcatttcttctttgttaacAAAACCATGACTTCGTTAAATATTGGACAGCTACAAGCTTCATGGACCTTCCTGCAGCCTCCCTGCCATGTACTGGTAAGTCTAAGTCAACTCTAGTCATTTCATTCCTCTGGCCAATGATTGCTTAGGGCTTGGGTATGAGCTGCCTCTTTGCCTGAGTCAGCCACAGCTGCCCTCTGCACCTACCACGCTGATGCGCTGGGCCAGGGAGAGCTCTGTCTCGATGGAGATGAGCTGTGAGGAGCTGGTGGCTGGGAAGGTCAGGTGGTGGTAACGGGTTTTGTTCAGAAGGTTTCCATCAGCTTCTTCTTGGCACTGGCCACACAGCCGTCCCCTGGAAAAACACACAGACCTGCCAGGCCCTTGTGCAACTGCCCCCACTGCAGCTGACAGCTATGAAGGGGGAGCCCAGAGGGCCAGGGAGCACAGGTGCCTCAAGGGCCAGCTGAAGCAGTGAACGTGCTGGCAGGCCTGGCTCTCCCTGGGGACTTCAAATGACATTCAAGACAGAGCTCATCCATATTCTCCCATGCCAGAggtcttcctccttttcttctctcgaGCAATGGATGGCATCTCACACTCTACACATCTGATACAAAACTGAGTGTCTCGTCCTGCCCCCTCCCTTGCTTCATCCAAGTAGCCACCGAGTCCTGTCTGCCCTCCCATCTCCACAGCTACAGCCATGTCCAAAtcgccccagcccagccctccttGTGTATTTATCCATACTCTGCCCCTGCCATCCATGTACCAGACAGTGGCAGGCTGGTCTTTCTACAGCAAACTGAACTAGGGCTCTTTCCTACCCACAGCTCTCACAGCTAAAGTTGGAGTTAAGCCTCACATGGTTTGGCTTGGCATTCAGAGGTCTTTCCCCCTTGGCACTGTTGCATCCAGAGCACTCAGTGCACGGCAGGGCAGGAGCCCCCTTCCTCAAATGTGGGTTTGGTGCAGAACTGGGTATGAGATGGTGATTTCCCTAAGAAGAaacaggctgaggtgggggggatTTTCTGGGTTCAGAGTTAGACCGCCAGAGTGCAAGCTTCCTTTGAGACACCAAATGGAGGGGTCCTGCTGGCAGCTGGCTCCTGGTCTGGAGCTTCAGGGTGGGTTCTCAGCTCAGAGCcgcattcaagagccagcttaAATGCAGCCTCCTTCAGGGAACACCCAGAGCTTCCACAGCCTCAGATCTGCCCCTCTGCATACTCCAGATCTTTTGCCAAGTGGCATTTGGGTCTTCATGTCATCTCCCTCCCATGCCTGGGAGTAAGGTGAGGTGCAGGGACTTAAGCTTGTGTTCTCTGGTGCCTTTGGGGGAATGTGTCAAGTAGAGAGGAGGTGGCTTGGAAAGAGGGAGACTCAGAGGAGAGTCAAGGACATGTGAGCAGGCGAGCCTTGGAGCAGGAAAAGAAATGAGAGTGAGCAGAGGCACGGGCCAGGGCAGGGGagcaggtgggaggattggggaatCGGGGctggagaggtgggggtggggatgcagGCGAGGGGCTGTCTGGCTGTCCAGGCTCGGTGTCAATTACATCCTCCCGCAAGGGCCAGCTCACCCGGTCACCCCAAAGCTCTCCCTCTGTGGGTGGGCCCAGAGCGGGGATGACTCAATTGAGCAGGACTGAGGTGGACTGGGGTGGGTGCTGGGCTGGACTCCTGGCTTCGGGGAGCAGCCACCACCCTGCCTACTGCATCCACTTTCCAGCTGGCTGCCTCTCTGAGCAGATGCAATATTGGGTGCCTTGTGAAACACGCTCCCAGTGCACCTGCAGCCTGCTGTACCTCTGGGACTGCCCTAGGCTCTCCAGAGGGGCTTCCTGTGGAGGCTGGGCCTAGATTTTGAGCCCTGCCTCTCATATCTGGGGCCCCTCCCCCAGAGGCCAGCTGCTTGAGTAGCCCGGAAACCAGTCTATCCCCAGGGTACAGCTGGGTTTGTTCCATAGCCCTTCATGGTGTATCTATTTGGACTGACTCCTCATTTCATACAGAGGGATGTGTCTTGCCCCAGCTCATCTGGCATGTCTAAAGCAACTGTGGGGTCAGAATCTGcagctcccagcccccagccctgctaCATTAGGGGAGGCTGGACCCCACATCTCTGAAGTCTCACGGGGCTGGTGCGAGTGGGCTCCCAAGTCCAGGTCTGCtctgcaggctgtggggctcACGCTCCAACTCCAGGCCCACCTGATGTGCTCAGGCTGCTCACCTTTGGGCCTGTCCTGCCTCTCAGGTATTCGGCTGACCCCGAGGGCCTCTCCCTCATCTTGACCACCAGCTACGGGCTCTGACCTAGGTTCCCAGAACCTTAGACCATTTGGCTCAACCCCCCATTTCTCAGCTGGGGAAACTGGGACCCAAGAAGGGAAGCAACTTTCTCACGGACCCCCAGCAAGTCAGAGGCAGAACCGGGTCTAGGAGCCTCTTTCCAACAGCGGTCCTCCCTGACCCCTGAGCCTTCTTTGTAGTCTTGTTAACTTCCCTGTAAGGAGACCGCCCTGCCAGGCTGGAAATGGTGCTGTCCAGGGTGGTGTGTGCTCATGACTGTGCCTGTGTTTGTACTTGTGAGTGTGtaggggggtggggatggggggacGGGGATGAGGGTGGGAATAAACAGCAGCATGTTAAGGGCTGGAATGCACTGCAGCTTACCCCCAAAAAAGTCTCCGGGGAGCCCTGCCCAGCACAAAACATGCTTAGGCTTTCCAATCTGCTGAATGCCTGTGAGGCTGGCTGGGCTAAGAAGACAAAGGACAGGCCTTTCCCCCACAGATGGCAAACGTGGTCCAGGATGGGTGGAAGCTTCTGCAGCAGGTTTGGGGGTCACATTCCAGCCCATGAACTGACAATTAAGCACAGAAGCCACCTCTAGGGGTCAGTCATGATCCAGGGATTCTGATGAGgccaggtgaaaccctgtctctaacaaaaatacaaaaaagttagctaggtgtggtggcaggtgcctgttaaggagccgagatggcgccataacactccagcctgggtaacaagagggaaactccgtctcaaaaaaaaaaaaaaaaaaaaaaaaggaagaaatcggCTGGGCGAGATGGATCattcctgcaatcctagcactttgggaggctgaggcaggtggatcacctgaggttagaagttggagacaagcctggccaacatggtgaaacatctgtactaaaagtacaaaaatcagctgggtgtgatggcacacgcctataatcccagccacctgggaggctgaggcagaagaatcacttgaacccagaggttgaggttgcagtgtgtggagatcataccactggactccagcctgggtgacagagtgaaactctgaaaaaaaaaaaaagagagagaaagagagaggaaggagggtaggagggaggaagggaaggaaatcaacctggtgccgtggctcacacctgtactcccaggacTTTCGGAGGCGCGTCCTGCAGGCTCAGGTGAGTGCGCGTGCGCCCGGTAGAGGCGGCCCTGCGCGCTTGCCGTACGCCGCTTCCGGGACGCGCCTGTGGCGACCCAGCTGCCGAAGGTTTGTGCGGCTCCGCGCGGCCTCGCTGAGGAGCTCGGCCTCGCTGACAGAGCGGGCGGCGACTCCGCGGGACCGCAGCGCGCTGCAGCAGCCCCGCACCCTGGCCAGGTAAGCTGGGGGGCTCGGGCTGCCTGACTCGCAGGCGGTGGCAGCCTGGGGTCTCCCGCGGCGCTGCAGGCACCCGGACGCTTGTGGGGCGGCCGGTGGTTCCGGCCCCAGTGCTCCGGAGGGCTGCCTTGTGTACTCCGCGGAGCTGCGGGGGGCGGTTGTTGCTGGGGTCTAGGGGAACAGCCCAGCAGCCCCACTCCTCTCCTACGGGCCACTTCCTGCTCCCACGGCCGGTGGAGGGGGCGTGCATCGTGTACGAGGCGGTGGCTCCCGAATCCGTGGGTTGGGTGGGGGAGCATGGCAGCGAATGGCCACCTGGTGCCGGCTAGAGGCTCTTTCTGGGGGTTGCGGGGGCACTCGGGTCCTGCCGCCCGGCTGGATGGGCCGCTGGTGGCTGGTGCGTTCCTCCATCCTCCCTTGGCCCTGGCATCGAGTCCCAGTGCTGGGTGACAACAGGGTTGGAGTCGCCTCTGGGTTCGCTGTCCCGGGAGAACCTGAGCCTGGATCTTTgcccccttcccttttcctttataaTAAGGCCCAGAGAGAAAAACATCTTAATTAAAAGACCCCACACCCCGTTGCACCGGTTTGGGGgcatgggggggtgggggggagggacCTGCCCTTGGGCCGGGGCCCCTTCCACCAGGCTTGCACTGCCTGGCAAGGCTGCTGGTGGTAGATCTGGCTGCAGATGGTGAAGGAGAACATTGAGAACAGTTCCCCACCCCTTGGCTGTGCTGAGCTCATCTGGAGTGTTTCTGGTTCTAATCAGAAGTGGGAACAGTTTCAGTGCTTCTTAGGGGTTCATGTTAATGATGAACTTGGGTGGAGATGGTGACACAGCTTGTTCTCTCTCCTAGGCTTTTAGTGCATCCAAGATCCTGAGCTGCCAGGGGCCTGGCCACTCCTGCTCTGAGCCCTGCCTTGGCTGAGCTGGTCACTGCTGTGTGTCCCGGGCTGCTGGCCTGCCTGTCGATCTGCAGTGTAcaggtatgcatgtgtgtgcatacgtacacacaccacacacgtacCATGCCTACCTCATACCACACCCATACCctatgcacaccacacacacatcatactCACCTCTCACATACTACACACATGCTATGCTCACctcacatacaccacacacaacatACCTACCCACctcacatacaccacacacaacatACCTACCCACctcacatacaccacacacataccccatacacaccacacacctaaCTCatgtacaccacacacacaccccacatacataaccctcacacacataccccatacaTACCATACACAATACACATACCTGCGTCACAGACCACATATACATTATGCCCACCTCTTACACACCACACACTTAACTCATATACagcaaacacaccacacacataccatgtCTAcctcacacacaacacacacatagcCCATAcccaccacacacaacacacatcatacccacctcacacaccacacactacatatataccatgcccacctcacataCCCCACACACTTAACCCATGTACACCACACAtcccatgcccacctcacacaccccacacacaacacacatatacccacttcatacaacacacacaacatatataccATGCCAACGTCACACACCCCAGATACTTaacccatacacaccacacacacagcacatacatATCCCCACCTCACTCACACACCATACACTTATCAtaccccatacacaccacacacaacacacgtcatacaccacacaccacatatacaccatgcccacctcacacacaccatacatatATCATACCTATCTAacacacataccccatacacaccacacaacacataCTCACCTCTCAcaccacatatataccatgcccGCCTCACACACACCCGATACAACACACACatatcatacccacctcacacatcacacaccacacaccacatatatacGTGTCCTTctcagacacaccacacacttaATCCATGTATattacacacaccacacccatcttacccacctcacacaccacacagcacatatacaccttgtacacctcacacaccccacacattcAACCCgtatacaccacacacattctACCCACATACCATGTCCAGcttacacacaccatacacatatcatacccacctcacacacatacCCTGTACACACCACATGTGTATAACAACCACGTCACAGACACCACATATATACCTTGCCCACCTCACAAACACCAGGCACTTAACCcatatgcaccacacacacacaccacacacacacccaccttACACACGACACACATATGCCGTACACACCACGCACAACACACATATCGTACCCACCTCATACACCATATCCTAGATATATACCATGGCCACCTCACACACATCATACATATATTATTCCCACCTAACATGCATACTCCATACacaacacatacaacacacatacccacctcacacaccacatatataccATGTCTGTCTCACACAGACCACACACTTAATGcgtatacaccacacacaccagaTACTACCATGCCCACCTTACACACATTATACGCATATCACATCCACCTCACACATCAGACACACTTAACccatatacaccacacaccacatatatacTATGCCTacctcacacaccccacacactaaCCTTTATAtgccacacacacagcacacacatatcatacccacctcacagacaccccacacaccccaggTACACCACACAGGTATACCCACattacacaccacacaccacgtatataccatgcccacctcagacacaccacacacttaACCTGTGTATATTATGCACACCATGCACATATCATAcccaactcacacacacaccatacgCATATCATAccttcctcacacacacaccccgtacataccacacacaacatgcatatcatacccacctcacacaccacaaagcacatatacaccatgcccacctcacacacagcACATACTTACCCATGTACACCGCAAACACCCCCCACACATACTTCATATACACCATGCCCTCTCCACACATACTACACACCACACCtataccacatacacaccacacacaccatacacaccacataccatgtgtacacatcatacaGATTTTGTATATACCTACACACTCTATACATGTCACACACCTTACACACTTCATAAAttccacacacacagcacaccatACTCCCCATACATGTTACATCATCCATACAACACATCACCTTCCACACAGATAACTTATTCACACTACAcagataccacacacaccacataatatcatacatacatataccatACACACTTAATACACAacacacaccccatacacaccacacGTACTACACCATACACATGAAACATACACACTCAACGCTTTCACACTACATCACACTCCACACATACCAGACATGCATCACATACACCACAGCCACACACTGTTCACAGTGTATTGCACATATTCACCCTCAAGGATGCcccgccaccacacacacactgtacactCCTTACCCACCACACTACACACACTGTAtctcatgcacacaccacacagccCCCACCACACAAGCTACCCATTGAATGAAATGGAATTATTTAGTTTTCCCAAAATTTATACTGCCCATCTGGGCAACCCCAGTTGTCCTAGCCAGCACATCCCTTGGTCCCGCCCTCCCTTGGGTCAGCGCTGCCTCCGGTGTTTCTGGTGTCTCTGGGGCATGCTCACTTCCCAATTGCCTGGGAGGCTGGCCCCTCTATCCCAGTGGCTGCCTTCCTGGAGGAGACTGGCCTTTTTGCCACTGTCCTGACGTCCGGAGTGGCAGTGGGTATGTGAAGTCCTGCTTCCTCCCCTCGGTCTCTGCCCTTCCCCACCAGTTGTTCTGTCTCAGTGCTGATGTCTCCTTAGCTAGAAGAGGAGAACCTCAAAGGCACACAGGTGGGTTTGATTATAATGCTGGTGAATAATAAATGCGATTTGGTGAAAGACTCAACCAGTACAAACAtctttaataaagtaaaatgtgcAGGTCCCCTCTGCTCCCacctctttcccctcccctccccagaggaCATGGCTGAGAAGCCTTTGGGGGCTCCCCCTTTCTGTGTGCATTTGCATCTATGTATGGGCTGGGGAGTGTGTGCGTATTCTTTAACCATCTTGACAGAGCTGGAACTGGGATCTACACATGTGCACTGACTATAGCTCACTTGCCATTTTCCCTCCAAAACAGGCCTTTAAGATCCCTCACTGTAGTGTGCATTGCCCTGCCTCTTTAAAAACGCTGTCAACTCTTGACGCAAAGTCTGCCgtcatttatttaaccattctttTATTTACGGGTACTTAGGtcgttttcagttttttgaaagaTGACTGTAGTGAAAATCTTCAGCTGTCATTTGCCGTTGCTGTGGGAGAACATGCTGGGAGGTGCTGTGGGGGTGGAGTGGCCTCGTGCGTGGCCAGGCTTTGTGAGGTTCTGACTCTGTCCTTCCCAATGTTCCTCCCACACTGGCGGCCTCCTCCAGGAGATGATGGCTGTGTGAGTGCCTGCCATGGCCCACCAAAAGTGTGAGAGCGCGAGGAGCGGCATGTTGGACCCTGGAGGGAGGCTGGGCCCTGTTCCCCATGGCCAGGAGCAAAGACGAGGAGCTGCCCTTAGAGGACTGTGTGCCCGAGGGCCTGGAACTGGCTGCCCTATGGCCAGAGAGCCCCATGCCCGAGGAGTAGGAGTGCCACAACCAGAGCGCCGATGGGGACTCCCACTATGTGAACAACACCTCCAAGGAGGAGGACTACGACGAGGGCCTCcccgaggaggaggagggcatTACCTACTACATCTGCTACTGCTCCGAGGACGACAGCTACCTGGAGGGTAGGGACTGCAATGGGGAGGAGTACCTGGCCCATGGCACATACCCTGTCAACACTGACATGTGCCAGGAGCATCCACACTACATGCCTCCTATCTGGACCGACCAGTGAAGAGCTCAGCCACCATTAGAACTGCAAGGCAcccagcccctcccaccaccTGGCTTCATCATCTACAGGGGCTGTACCAGGAGGTCCCTTGCTCTCAGGCTCCTCTGCTACCTTCTTTGGAACAGGAGAGTCTTACTCTGGGACAGGAGAGGAGTGGCTGGACTTGGCGGGCCTGCACCCCCATAGCCACTGTGCTGAGAGCAGCCAGGACTACCTGGACGGCCACCTGCCCATCCTGGAGGACGAGCCCTCTGTCCTGGAGGCCCACGACCAGGAATAAGAGGGCCACTACTGTCCCAGCAAAGAGGACTACCAGGGCTGCTACCCCACAGAAACCAACGGGAACACCGGCGCCTCCCCCTACCACATGAGGCATGGGGACGGGGACCTGGAGGACCAGGAGGAGGACGTTGACCCTATTGTGGTCGAGATCAAGAGGAGCCTGAGCATGACCAGCATCACTAGCGCCAGTGAGGCCAGCCCTGAGCATGGGCCTGAGCCGGGACCTGGGGACTCTGAAGAGGCCTTCGTGCCCAGCAAGGCCAGCTGCAGCCCCAGCAGGCACGAAGCGAAACCCAAGTCACTGAACCTCCCTCTTGAGGCCAAGCAC from Callithrix jacchus isolate 240 chromosome 6, calJac240_pri, whole genome shotgun sequence encodes:
- the LOC100403418 gene encoding uncharacterized protein LOC100403418; its protein translation is MPALTSFPRENKPSHHHQAALRRQVEARAHKISDLERELYFTDSVARRLEGDCSYLSELLQHASQHVEDLRQALSDVPTQKKVADRCNELRKERDGLSLELYRSTIISEALQRKNSKLRLLQSKKSSIQQLQRKLARAKLLLPQVQLQEEVENLKQELHRLKGELQEQLDESNHWEHLYQEQEEKIWKGEQKTWEQLQKMWKWKHMMWEQEEMWKWEQMRQEWEHMMREQEEKMWKWEQMRQEWEHMMREQEEKMWKWEQMRQEWEHMMREQEEMWKWEQMRQEWEHMMREQEEMWKWEQMRQEWEHMLREQEEKMWKWEQMRQEWEHMMREQEEKMWKWEQMRQEWEHMMREQEEMWKWEQMRQEWEHMMREQEEEMWKWEQMRQEWEHMMREQEEEMWKWEQMRQEWEHMMQEQEEEMRQHEQKIQEHEQKIQEHGQKMEQKRRREQEKMQEQNCCKMLAGCGGSCL
- the LOC128932498 gene encoding amyloid-beta A4 precursor protein-binding family A member 2-like isoform X1; its protein translation is MRHGDGDLEDQEEDVDPIVVEIKRSLSMTSITSASEASPEHGPEPGPGDSEEAFVPSKASCSPSRHEAKPKSLNLPLEAKHCEDPQRGIKPKTRTPEERPKWSHEQALSASKILSCQGPGHSCPEPCLG
- the LOC128932498 gene encoding amyloid-beta A4 precursor protein-binding family A member 2-like isoform X2, whose product is MRHGDGDLEDQEEDVDPIVVEIKRSLSMTSITSASEASPEHGPEPGPGDSEEAFVPSKASCSPSRHEAKPKSLNLPLEAKHCEDPQRGIKPKTRTPEERPKWSHEQSHSVAWAGV